The Saccharomyces paradoxus chromosome VI, complete sequence genome includes a window with the following:
- the RPL22B gene encoding 60S ribosomal protein eL22 (similar to YFL034C), whose product MAPNTSRKQKVIKTLTVDVSSPTENGVFDPASYSKYLIDHIKVDGSVGNLGNAIEVTEDGSLVTVVSTAKFSGKYLKYLTKKYLKKNQLRDWIRFISIRQNQYKLVFYQVTPEDADEEEENED is encoded by the exons ATGGCTCCAAAC ACTTCTAGAAAGCAAAAAGTTATCAAGACCTTAACCGTTGACGTTTCCTCTCCAACTGAAAACGGGGTCTTTGATCCGGCTTCATACTCCAAGTACTTAATCGACCATATTAAGGTGGATGGTAGCGTAGGAAACCTAGGGAACGCCATTGAAGTTACTGAAGATGGTTCTTTAGTCACTGTGGTGTCCACTGCCAAATTTTCTGGTAAATACTTGAAATATCTAACCAAGAAgtatttgaagaagaatcaGTTAAGAGACTGGATCAGATTCATCTCTATAAGGCAGAACCAATATAAATTGGTCTTCTATCAAGTTACTCCTGAAGATGctgacgaagaagaagagaacgAGGATTAA